In Candidatus Thermoplasmatota archaeon, one DNA window encodes the following:
- the coaBC gene encoding bifunctional phosphopantothenoylcysteine decarboxylase/phosphopantothenate--cysteine ligase CoaBC yields MVHPSNDIRGMKSKKLEGKIIILAVTGSIAAVETIKLARELIRNGAKVVPVMSESACKIIHPHALEFATGEKPITELSGKVEHILYCGEREKRADLLLIAPCTANTISKIALGIDDTSVTTFATTAVGSKMPIVVVPVMHSSMYDNPFVVDNIGKCMEEGITIVEPRMEEGKAKIAENDEIVETVIQILGKNDFRGKNILVIGGATSEFIDDVRVITNLSSGKMVLALAKIAYERGGNVEIWYSRLSPPAYVKSEEFVNHEDIVRLIKKGKKFDYVINCAAISDFTAEKKKGKIRSGKEIDLHFFPVQRINPLLRKIGKTLVGFKLEADEKNIVDSAFERMNNDGMDYIVTNTASAIGSDYMKAWIIDKEKNIVEIKGKKEVIAEKIFDCIL; encoded by the coding sequence ATGGTTCATCCAAGCAATGACATAAGGGGAATGAAATCAAAAAAACTGGAAGGAAAAATAATCATTCTGGCGGTAACGGGAAGCATAGCAGCAGTTGAGACGATAAAACTGGCGAGGGAATTGATAAGAAATGGGGCCAAGGTTGTTCCTGTCATGAGCGAAAGTGCCTGCAAGATAATTCATCCCCATGCCTTAGAATTCGCAACCGGGGAAAAGCCCATTACTGAATTGAGCGGAAAGGTGGAACACATTCTCTATTGCGGAGAGAGAGAAAAAAGGGCGGATTTACTGCTCATCGCTCCTTGCACTGCCAACACCATATCAAAAATTGCCCTTGGAATAGACGATACTTCAGTAACGACATTTGCGACAACTGCCGTCGGCTCAAAAATGCCCATCGTTGTCGTGCCTGTGATGCATTCTTCCATGTATGATAATCCGTTTGTTGTGGACAATATTGGTAAATGTATGGAGGAAGGAATAACAATTGTTGAGCCCAGAATGGAGGAAGGAAAGGCGAAGATTGCGGAAAATGATGAGATTGTTGAAACTGTTATACAAATACTGGGGAAAAATGACTTCAGGGGAAAAAATATTCTTGTAATAGGAGGAGCCACTTCAGAATTTATAGATGATGTCCGCGTTATAACAAATCTTTCTTCTGGCAAGATGGTTCTTGCCTTGGCAAAAATTGCCTATGAAAGGGGCGGGAATGTGGAAATATGGTACAGCCGTCTTTCCCCACCGGCATATGTAAAATCTGAAGAATTTGTCAACCATGAGGACATTGTCCGCCTTATCAAAAAAGGAAAGAAATTTGATTACGTGATAAACTGTGCTGCTATTTCTGATTTTACGGCTGAAAAGAAAAAAGGAAAGATTAGATCCGGGAAGGAAATAGATTTGCATTTTTTTCCCGTTCAGCGTATCAACCCTTTGTTGAGGAAAATCGGAAAGACGCTGGTGGGCTTTAAACTTGAAGCAGATGAAAAAAATATTGTAGACAGTGCATTTGAAAGAATGAATAATGACGGCATGGATTACATCGTTACCAACACTGCCTCTGCCATTGGCAGCGATTACATGAAAGCATGGATTATCGATAAAGAAAAAAATATCGTTGAAATCAAAGGAAAAAAAGAGGTTATAGCAGAAAAAATTTTTGATTGCATACTATGA